TAAATCTGCTGTGCGATCAATTTCGCCAGGTCCGGATTTGCCTCCTTCAGAGCCGAAAGATTGCGGATCAGTTCATGAGCCGGATTGAGTTCCAGAATATAGCTGCCTTCCATCCCGGGAAAATCCTTGTGAATGTTTTTCATCATCCTCTGCACCGAATTCGAGAAATGGCTGTCCTTGCTGATGACTATGGCCGGATTTTCCGCCAGACGCTTTGAGACGCGGACTTCGCTGACTGTTTCGCCGAGAATCTCCTTGATCCATTTGCAGAGCTGATCAGACTGGTCGGATGTCAATTTTTCTCCTTCTTTCTGATCCATTTCAATTTCTGCATTCTCGGCAGACACAATTTTTTTACCCAGGAACTCGGAGAGATTCCCAAGCACAAAATCATCCATCACTTCGAAGGTGAACAGCACTTCCATGTCTTTGGCGCGAAAAGCTTCCAGATATGGGCCTGCTTCGATCGTCTCGCGGGAAGGGCCGTTGATGAAGTAAATTTCCTTCTGCGTTTCAGGAGCCCGTTTTATGTATTCCTCAAGCGAAGTCAATTTGCCGTTTTCGGTTTTGGAAGACTCCAAGCGCAGGAGCTTTGCGATATCTTCCCTGTATTCATGGTCAACTGAAAGCCCTTCCTTGAGAAATACGCCGAATTCAGCGAAAAATTCCTGGTATTTTTCCTCTGATTTGCCTGCTTCCTCGGACAGGAACTTGATGAAGCGTTTGACTATGATCTTCCTGATTTTTGCCATCAGTGATTTGTCCTGCATGGTTTCGCGCGAGATGTTCAGGGGCAGATCCTCTGAGTCGATCACTCCCTTCACGAATCTCATCCATTCAGGCAGTATCTCCCGGTTTTTCGGGTCGATCAGCACATTTCTGCAGTACAGGCTTACGCCCGGTTCCTGCCTGCCGAATCCGAATTTCTCGAAATTTGACTTTGGCACAAACAGCAGGGCTTTGATGTCTATGGGCGCGTCTGCCGTAAAATGCAGGCGCAGACTGGGTTCGTCATAGGCATTTGCAATGAATTTGTAAAACTCGGTATAAGCTTCGTCCTTGATTTCGCCTTTCTGTTTGGTCCAGATGGCTTCCACAGTGTTGACGCGCTCTCCGTTCACAAAAATGGGGAAAGGCACGAAATTGGAATAGCGCTTGATCAGATCCTTGATTTTGTCGGATTTGCAGAAATCGGCGTTGTCGTCCTTGAGTTCTACTGTGATCATGGTGCCGCGCTCTACTCCTTCAGCCGGAGTGACAGTGAAGCTGCCGCTGCCGTCTGATTCCCAGCGCTGGCCCTTCGCATCCTTCATCGCAGACCTGGAGCGCACAATCA
This portion of the Candidatus Wallbacteria bacterium genome encodes:
- the htpG gene encoding molecular chaperone HtpG, encoding MKDAGTEMRLIGQFGGGFYSAFMVAKRVIVRSRSAMKDAKGQRWESDGSGSFTVTPAEGVERGTMITVELKDDNADFCKSDKIKDLIKRYSNFVPFPIFVNGERVNTVEAIWTKQKGEIKDEAYTEFYKFIANAYDEPSLRLHFTADAPIDIKALLFVPKSNFEKFGFGRQEPGVSLYCRNVLIDPKNREILPEWMRFVKGVIDSEDLPLNISRETMQDKSLMAKIRKIIVKRFIKFLSEEAGKSEEKYQEFFAEFGVFLKEGLSVDHEYREDIAKLLRLESSKTENGKLTSLEEYIKRAPETQKEIYFINGPSRETIEAGPYLEAFRAKDMEVLFTFEVMDDFVLGNLSEFLGKKIVSAENAEIEMDQKEGEKLTSDQSDQLCKWIKEILGETVSEVRVSKRLAENPAIVISKDSHFSNSVQRMMKNIHKDFPGMEGSYILELNPAHELIRNLSALKEANPDLAKLIAQQIYDNTRVLGGLTVEPRPMVERMNRIMSAMAGSLQK